The following coding sequences are from one Verrucosispora sp. WMMD573 window:
- a CDS encoding M48 family metallopeptidase, with translation MNFFERQRQVRRLSTRLVLLFVLAVVGIVVVVNIAALLAFNATAADPAQLAGFIAMVSVATLAAIGLAALVRTLALRGGGGKVARELGGVPVPANTTDPELRRLRNVVEEMALASGVPVPEVYVLPEETAINAFAAGWTPSDAAVAVTRGALQRLNRDELQGVIAHEFSHVVNGDMRLNIRLMGLLFGILFLTVIGRGLARAGVIGGGRSRSNNGGGSAAPLALVGLALLVAGYVGVLAGRLIQASVSRQREYLADASAVQYTRQTQGIAGALKKIGGLSDGSELKSPKRDEVGHMLFGEAARTSWFATHPPLVDRIKALEPSFDPGELRQLSRQWAAAPPSGRQEDVAMGLAPGQTPPAQPEPPVRGERVRVAPDEVLARVATPTATAYAHAAAILDRIPDPLLDRARDRQAAVPLLLGLLLSAEPAARQHQYAAVAQRHGQELADDALRAADDLVELPAELRLPLAELAFPALRDRPGPEVESLLAAVFTLIQADGAINVTEYCLSRLLLAELAESLRPDSRWRTDRRKLTDARSAAATLLAILAQVGHPDRPEAERAFQAGVAALLPGAALPYAPPENGVLALETAWPVLDALRPADKERLVAATVAVISHDGMMTVPEIELLRTICGLLHCPLPPMAGHVTG, from the coding sequence ATGAACTTCTTCGAGCGACAGCGCCAGGTGCGTCGGCTGTCGACCCGGCTGGTGCTGCTGTTCGTGCTGGCCGTGGTCGGGATCGTGGTGGTGGTGAACATCGCGGCGTTGCTCGCCTTCAACGCCACCGCCGCCGATCCCGCCCAGCTCGCCGGGTTCATCGCCATGGTCTCCGTCGCCACCCTCGCCGCGATCGGGCTGGCCGCCCTGGTCCGTACGCTCGCGCTGCGCGGCGGCGGCGGGAAGGTGGCCCGCGAGCTGGGTGGGGTGCCGGTGCCGGCGAACACCACCGATCCGGAGCTGCGTCGGCTGCGCAACGTCGTGGAGGAGATGGCGCTGGCCTCCGGCGTACCCGTCCCCGAGGTCTATGTGTTGCCGGAGGAGACGGCGATCAACGCCTTCGCCGCCGGATGGACCCCGTCCGACGCGGCCGTCGCCGTCACCCGGGGCGCGTTGCAGCGACTGAACCGCGACGAACTCCAGGGGGTGATCGCCCACGAGTTCAGTCACGTCGTCAACGGCGACATGCGGCTCAACATCCGGCTGATGGGTCTGCTGTTCGGCATCCTCTTCCTGACCGTGATCGGCCGCGGGCTGGCCCGCGCCGGGGTCATCGGCGGCGGCCGGTCCCGCAGCAACAACGGCGGCGGCAGCGCCGCCCCGCTGGCGCTGGTGGGCCTGGCCCTGCTGGTGGCCGGCTACGTCGGCGTGCTCGCCGGGCGGCTCATCCAGGCGTCGGTCTCTCGACAGCGGGAGTACCTGGCCGACGCCTCGGCCGTGCAGTACACCCGCCAGACCCAGGGCATCGCCGGAGCGCTGAAGAAGATCGGGGGGCTGAGCGACGGATCCGAACTGAAGTCGCCGAAGCGCGACGAGGTGGGGCACATGCTCTTCGGCGAGGCCGCCCGGACGTCCTGGTTCGCCACCCATCCCCCGCTGGTCGACCGGATCAAGGCCCTGGAGCCGTCGTTCGACCCGGGCGAACTGCGACAGTTGTCGCGGCAGTGGGCGGCGGCACCGCCCTCGGGCCGCCAGGAGGACGTCGCCATGGGTCTGGCGCCGGGGCAGACGCCACCGGCTCAGCCCGAGCCACCAGTACGCGGCGAGCGGGTACGCGTCGCACCGGACGAGGTGCTGGCCCGGGTCGCCACCCCTACCGCGACCGCCTACGCCCACGCTGCGGCGATCCTCGATCGGATCCCGGATCCGTTGCTCGACCGGGCCCGCGATCGGCAGGCGGCCGTACCGCTGCTGCTCGGCCTGCTGCTCAGCGCCGAGCCGGCGGCCCGGCAGCACCAGTACGCCGCAGTGGCCCAGCGGCACGGCCAGGAACTGGCCGACGACGCCCTGCGCGCGGCGGACGACCTGGTCGAGCTCCCCGCCGAGCTGCGACTGCCGCTGGCCGAACTGGCCTTCCCGGCGCTACGCGATCGGCCCGGCCCCGAGGTGGAGTCGCTGCTGGCGGCCGTGTTCACGTTGATCCAGGCCGACGGCGCGATAAACGTGACCGAGTACTGCCTGTCCCGGCTGCTGCTCGCCGAGTTGGCGGAGTCGCTGCGGCCGGACTCCCGGTGGCGTACCGACCGGCGCAAACTCACCGACGCGCGGTCTGCCGCAGCCACCCTGCTGGCCATCCTCGCGCAGGTCGGACACCCGGACCGACCCGAAGCGGAACGGGCCTTCCAGGCCGGCGTCGCCGCGCTGCTGCCCGGCGCCGCCCTGCCATACGCGCCGCCGGAGAACGGCGTGCTCGCCCTGGAGACCGCCTGGCCGGTGCTCGACGCGTTACGCCCGGCCGACAAGGAACGGCTGGTGGCAGCCACCGTCGCGGTGATCAGCCACGACGGGATGATGACCGTACCCGAGATCGAGTTGCTGCGGACGATCTGCGGTCTGCTGCACTGTCCGCTGCCACCCATGGCCGGCCACGTCACCGGCTGA
- a CDS encoding ATP-binding cassette domain-containing protein, translating into MTSVLRLDGVDRSFGDRQVLKDVSFDVVAGRMTGFVGGNGAGKTTTMRIILGVLAADAGQVTWRGEPLSRDARRRFGYMPEERGLYPKMSVREQVTYLGQLHGLTAEAARRATDRLLERVGLAERGDDLLETLSLGNQQRAQIAAALVHDPEVLVLDEPFSGLDPLAVDTVVGVLRERAAAGAPVLFSSHQLDVVERLCDDLVIIADGSIRAAGSREQLRSAYTTPRFELVVETDAGWLRDHPGVSLVDLDGARAVFDLAAGADEQPVLRAALERGPVRAFRPVTPSLAEIFREVAK; encoded by the coding sequence ATGACCAGCGTGCTCCGTCTCGACGGCGTCGACCGCAGCTTCGGCGACCGTCAGGTACTCAAGGACGTCTCATTCGACGTTGTCGCCGGCCGGATGACCGGTTTCGTCGGCGGCAACGGCGCCGGCAAGACCACCACCATGCGGATCATCCTCGGGGTGCTCGCGGCCGACGCCGGCCAGGTGACATGGCGGGGCGAACCGCTGAGCCGGGACGCGCGGCGACGCTTCGGGTACATGCCGGAGGAACGCGGCCTGTACCCGAAGATGAGCGTCCGGGAGCAGGTCACCTACCTGGGGCAGCTGCACGGGCTGACCGCCGAGGCCGCCCGCCGGGCCACCGACAGGCTGTTGGAGCGGGTGGGGCTCGCCGAACGGGGCGACGACCTGCTGGAGACGCTGTCCCTGGGCAACCAGCAGCGGGCGCAGATCGCCGCCGCGCTGGTACACGATCCCGAGGTGCTGGTGCTCGACGAACCCTTCTCCGGCCTCGACCCGCTGGCCGTGGACACGGTCGTCGGCGTCCTGCGGGAGCGGGCCGCCGCCGGTGCCCCGGTGCTCTTCTCCAGCCACCAACTGGACGTGGTCGAACGACTCTGCGACGACCTGGTGATCATCGCGGACGGCTCGATCCGCGCCGCCGGCAGCCGAGAGCAGCTGCGCTCGGCGTACACCACGCCCCGGTTCGAGCTGGTGGTGGAGACCGACGCCGGCTGGTTGCGCGACCACCCTGGGGTGAGCCTGGTGGACCTCGACGGTGCGCGCGCCGTGTTCGACCTGGCCGCCGGCGCCGACGAACAGCCGGTGCTGCGCGCCGCACTGGAGCGCGGCCCGGTCCGCGCGTTCCGCCCGGTCACCCCCTCCCTCGCCGAGATCTTCCGAGAGGTCGCCAAGTGA
- a CDS encoding LemA family protein — MELIIGLVCLVLIVVAVLGFGVSIYNGLVRARNAYRNAFAQIDVQLVRRHDLIPNLVETAKGYLKHERETLEAVINARNAAVNAQATAAAAPGDPAAMQQLSGAENALTATLGRLFALSEAYPDLKANQNMMQLSEELTSTENRVAFARQAYNDAVMAYNNKREVFPSSMVAGMFSFGPAELFQPDDPQQRQAPQVSF, encoded by the coding sequence GTGGAACTGATCATCGGACTGGTGTGCCTGGTGTTGATCGTCGTGGCGGTGCTCGGCTTCGGTGTGTCGATCTACAACGGGCTGGTCCGGGCCCGCAACGCGTACCGCAACGCCTTCGCCCAGATCGACGTGCAACTCGTCCGGCGACACGACCTGATCCCCAACCTGGTCGAGACCGCGAAGGGCTACCTCAAGCACGAACGGGAAACCCTCGAAGCGGTGATCAACGCTCGCAACGCCGCCGTCAACGCGCAGGCCACCGCCGCCGCGGCCCCCGGCGACCCGGCCGCGATGCAGCAGCTCAGCGGCGCGGAGAATGCCCTCACCGCCACCCTGGGGCGGCTGTTCGCGCTCTCCGAGGCGTACCCGGACCTCAAGGCCAACCAGAACATGATGCAACTGTCGGAGGAGCTGACCTCGACGGAGAACCGGGTCGCCTTCGCCCGACAGGCGTACAACGACGCGGTGATGGCCTACAACAACAAGCGCGAGGTGTTCCCCTCCAGCATGGTGGCGGGGATGTTCTCGTTCGGACCGGCGGAGCTGTTCCAGCCGGACGACCCGCAGCAGCGCCAGGCGCCGCAGGTCTCGTTCTGA
- a CDS encoding helix-turn-helix transcriptional regulator → MDGELGAFLRSRREALRPEQVGLPTNGRRRTPGLRRAELATLAQVSVEYLTRLEQGRDTRPSPGILAALAEALRLDDADRRHLQQLASVDHRRQLCAGGRPTVSRTVRPQVRTLLDALRDRPAYLINRIGDVLAWNEPFDRLARPLGLLDDERPNLVWFVFADERAPEHFPDWADLADQQVADLHRLRGGDPAADAFAERLDRTVGEPFRSRWQRRPVAVQPSGVRWLRHPEVGPLRLSYETLDLADDQQRLVVQQPTDAASAAALDRLLGRRPGGLRSVAG, encoded by the coding sequence ATGGACGGCGAGTTGGGCGCGTTCCTCCGCAGCCGCCGCGAGGCCCTGCGGCCCGAGCAGGTGGGGCTGCCCACCAACGGCAGACGACGTACGCCGGGCCTGCGGCGTGCGGAGTTGGCCACGTTGGCCCAGGTAAGCGTGGAGTACCTGACCCGGCTCGAACAGGGTCGGGACACCCGCCCGTCGCCGGGCATCCTCGCCGCGCTGGCCGAGGCGCTGCGCCTCGACGACGCCGACCGGCGGCACCTTCAGCAACTCGCGTCGGTCGACCACCGTCGGCAACTGTGCGCGGGTGGGCGGCCGACCGTGTCGCGTACCGTCCGCCCACAGGTCCGGACGCTGCTGGACGCGCTGAGGGACCGGCCGGCGTACCTCATCAACCGGATCGGCGACGTGCTGGCCTGGAACGAGCCGTTCGACCGGTTGGCCCGGCCGCTGGGGCTGCTCGATGACGAGCGCCCCAACCTCGTATGGTTCGTTTTCGCCGACGAACGCGCCCCGGAGCATTTCCCCGACTGGGCCGATCTCGCCGACCAGCAGGTCGCCGACCTGCACCGCTTGCGTGGGGGCGACCCCGCCGCCGACGCCTTCGCCGAACGGCTCGACCGGACGGTCGGGGAGCCGTTCCGGTCCCGGTGGCAGCGCCGGCCGGTCGCCGTGCAGCCGAGCGGGGTGCGCTGGCTGCGGCATCCGGAGGTGGGGCCGCTGCGGCTGTCGTACGAGACGCTGGACCTCGCCGACGACCAGCAGCGGCTGGTGGTGCAGCAGCCCACCGACGCGGCCAGCGCCGCCGCGCTGGACCGCCTCCTGGGCCGCCGCCCCGGTGGCCTCCGCTCGGTAGCCGGCTGA
- a CDS encoding helix-turn-helix domain-containing protein → MRLIGLLRGEGPMTATQAAARLDDNVPNCSFHLRQLAKYGFAERVPGADARERPWRATTQYTSWDDDSDDPAMREATDQINSVMVGIYLQRAQDYLAIRADEPAEWRAAAGFGDALLHVTAAELREVTEQIDALLAGYDERIADPAKRPPGARPVTFVQMALPRGAVPPQETASGDES, encoded by the coding sequence ATGCGTCTGATCGGGCTGCTGCGTGGCGAAGGGCCGATGACCGCGACCCAAGCGGCGGCTCGGCTCGACGACAACGTGCCGAACTGCTCATTCCACCTGCGGCAACTCGCCAAGTATGGGTTCGCCGAGCGGGTCCCCGGGGCGGACGCCCGGGAACGGCCCTGGCGGGCCACCACGCAGTACACCTCCTGGGACGACGACTCCGACGATCCGGCCATGCGGGAGGCCACGGACCAGATCAACAGCGTGATGGTCGGCATCTACCTGCAACGGGCGCAGGACTACCTCGCCATCCGCGCCGACGAGCCCGCCGAGTGGCGGGCCGCCGCCGGCTTCGGCGACGCGTTGCTGCACGTCACCGCCGCTGAGCTGCGCGAGGTCACGGAACAGATCGACGCGCTGCTGGCCGGGTACGACGAACGGATCGCCGACCCGGCGAAGCGCCCGCCCGGCGCCCGCCCGGTGACGTTCGTCCAGATGGCGCTACCACGCGGCGCCGTACCTCCGCAGGAGACGGCGAGCGGGGACGAATCGTGA
- a CDS encoding sensor histidine kinase, whose protein sequence is METTDEWRRAGPTPEQRRLDLYAGLAATALALLSLTLARSTGAFLLGPPPSGVEQLFWTVAVPLPLIWRRRFPAAATLAVSAAFIGSQVRAVPEWQLSSWALFIAIYTLGAWGRNRRLSRRLRIGVIIAMFTWMGIALSINYRTLTAESFADAVGPVPPVLAAIVTGILVNALYFGFAYFFGETAWVAARREHQVAEQAERLRRSQAEVREHAVVGERVRIARELHDVVAHHVSVMGVQAAACRRVFDKDPPKARAALAAIEETARRAVDELRRMLGVLRARDGDAEDARQPAGIDRIATLVDRAGEAGLRATLGVYGDPQPLPESVSQAAFRVVQEAVTNVLKHATGASLLDVRIRYLSQEMEVEVSDDGRASHSMNADGLGLIGMRERVATHGGELEVGPRTGGGWRVRVRFPLPTGSST, encoded by the coding sequence GTGGAGACCACCGACGAGTGGCGACGGGCGGGGCCGACGCCGGAGCAACGACGGCTGGACCTGTACGCCGGTCTGGCCGCGACGGCCCTCGCCCTGCTCAGCCTGACGTTGGCCCGCAGCACCGGGGCATTCCTGCTGGGGCCACCGCCGTCCGGTGTCGAACAGCTCTTCTGGACCGTCGCGGTGCCGCTGCCGTTGATCTGGCGACGTCGCTTCCCCGCCGCCGCCACGCTGGCCGTGTCGGCCGCGTTCATCGGTTCGCAGGTGCGGGCCGTCCCCGAGTGGCAGCTCTCCTCCTGGGCGCTGTTCATCGCCATCTACACGCTGGGCGCTTGGGGCCGGAACCGTCGATTGTCCCGCCGACTACGGATCGGCGTGATCATCGCGATGTTCACCTGGATGGGGATCGCCTTGTCGATCAACTATCGGACGCTGACCGCAGAGTCCTTCGCCGATGCGGTCGGCCCGGTGCCGCCGGTGCTCGCCGCGATCGTCACCGGCATCCTGGTCAACGCGCTGTACTTCGGGTTCGCGTACTTCTTCGGCGAGACCGCCTGGGTGGCCGCTCGTCGCGAGCACCAGGTGGCCGAGCAGGCGGAACGGCTGCGCCGGTCACAGGCCGAGGTACGCGAGCACGCGGTGGTCGGCGAGCGGGTACGCATCGCCCGTGAGCTGCACGACGTGGTCGCCCACCACGTGTCGGTCATGGGGGTGCAGGCGGCGGCCTGCCGCCGGGTCTTCGACAAGGATCCGCCGAAGGCCCGTGCCGCTCTCGCCGCCATCGAGGAGACCGCCCGTCGAGCGGTCGACGAGTTGCGCCGGATGCTCGGCGTGCTGCGGGCCCGCGACGGTGACGCGGAAGACGCCCGGCAGCCGGCTGGAATCGACCGGATTGCCACGCTGGTGGACCGGGCCGGCGAGGCCGGGCTGCGCGCCACCCTGGGGGTGTACGGCGATCCGCAGCCATTGCCGGAATCGGTCTCCCAGGCCGCGTTCCGGGTGGTGCAGGAAGCGGTGACGAACGTGTTGAAGCACGCCACCGGGGCGAGTCTGCTCGATGTCCGGATCCGCTATCTGTCGCAGGAGATGGAGGTCGAGGTCAGCGACGACGGCCGGGCCAGCCACTCGATGAACGCCGACGGGCTGGGACTGATCGGGATGCGGGAACGGGTCGCGACCCACGGCGGAGAGTTGGAGGTGGGTCCGCGAACCGGAGGTGGTTGGCGGGTGCGGGTCCGCTTCCCGCTGCCGACAGGGAGTTCGACATGA
- a CDS encoding response regulator transcription factor yields the protein MKPIRVLLADDHHLVRTGFRVILEIEDDIEVVGEAADGERAVGMTRALRPDVVLMDVEMPGVDGLEATRRISADDEPGGPAVLMLTTFDRDDYLFAALRAGASGFLLKNGTPEALVDAIRVVARGDGLLAPELTRRVIATFARPGSQPGDEVASAAALDSLTPREREVLVLLAGGASNAEIAAGLHLGEATVKSHVSRVLAKLGLRDRVQAVVFAYEHGVVRPGG from the coding sequence ATGAAACCCATCCGGGTACTCCTCGCCGACGACCACCACCTGGTGCGTACGGGCTTCCGGGTGATCCTGGAGATCGAGGACGACATCGAGGTGGTTGGCGAGGCCGCAGACGGGGAGCGGGCCGTCGGTATGACCCGGGCGCTGCGTCCGGACGTGGTGTTGATGGACGTGGAGATGCCCGGGGTGGACGGGTTGGAGGCCACCCGGCGGATCAGCGCCGACGACGAGCCGGGCGGGCCGGCCGTGCTGATGCTGACCACGTTCGACCGCGACGACTATCTCTTCGCCGCGCTGCGCGCCGGGGCCAGCGGCTTCCTGCTCAAGAACGGCACACCGGAGGCCCTGGTCGACGCCATCCGGGTGGTGGCCCGCGGCGACGGCCTGCTCGCGCCGGAACTGACCCGGCGGGTGATCGCCACCTTCGCCCGCCCGGGCAGCCAACCCGGTGATGAGGTGGCATCGGCGGCGGCGTTGGACAGCCTGACACCCCGGGAACGGGAGGTCCTGGTGCTCCTCGCCGGAGGTGCCAGCAACGCCGAGATCGCCGCCGGCCTGCACCTGGGCGAGGCGACGGTGAAGTCTCACGTCAGCCGGGTGTTGGCCAAGCTGGGTCTGCGCGACCGGGTGCAGGCGGTGGTCTTCGCCTACGAACACGGGGTGGTCCGGCCCGGCGGGTGA
- a CDS encoding ABC transporter permease has product MNVMQATRLVAAREIRVKLRDRTFLISTAVFLLIAAAATILPPLLSGGPSTVAVTEAAAGPLREAGLEVLAVPDDAAAEQAVRDGDADAAVVAGPAVLAMDDAPSDVVSALSTEPPVRLLNPDAVDPVVAFLVPFAFAFIFFITSQTFGVQIAQSIIEEKQTRIVEILVAAVPVRALLAGKMLAGTILALGQIALVAVVAVAGMAFGDNGGLLSLLGPAIGWFVPFFLLGFVLIASMWAAAGALVNRLEDIGGVSMPVQLAVMLPFFAVIFLNDNVTAMRVLSYLPFSAPTAMPVRLFTGDAAGWELVVSLVLLLVAAAGFLLAGARVYEGSLLRTNGRTSIRTAWRERETLG; this is encoded by the coding sequence GTGAACGTCATGCAGGCCACCCGCCTCGTCGCCGCCCGGGAGATCCGGGTCAAGCTACGCGACCGTACCTTCCTGATCAGCACCGCCGTCTTCCTGCTGATCGCGGCGGCGGCGACGATCCTGCCACCGCTGCTGTCCGGCGGGCCGTCCACCGTGGCGGTGACCGAGGCGGCGGCCGGCCCGTTGCGGGAGGCGGGGCTGGAGGTGCTCGCCGTACCCGACGACGCCGCCGCCGAGCAGGCGGTCCGCGACGGCGACGCGGACGCCGCGGTGGTCGCCGGCCCGGCCGTGCTCGCCATGGACGACGCCCCCAGCGACGTGGTCTCCGCGCTGAGCACCGAACCTCCGGTCCGCCTGCTGAACCCGGACGCGGTGGACCCGGTGGTGGCCTTCCTGGTGCCGTTCGCCTTCGCCTTCATCTTCTTCATCACCTCGCAGACCTTCGGGGTGCAGATCGCGCAGAGCATCATCGAGGAGAAGCAGACCCGGATCGTGGAAATCCTCGTCGCCGCGGTGCCGGTCCGCGCCCTGCTGGCCGGAAAGATGCTCGCCGGTACGATCCTGGCGCTCGGACAGATCGCCCTGGTGGCCGTGGTCGCGGTGGCCGGCATGGCGTTCGGCGACAACGGTGGGCTGCTGTCGCTGCTCGGGCCGGCGATCGGCTGGTTCGTGCCGTTCTTCCTGCTCGGCTTCGTGCTGATCGCGTCGATGTGGGCGGCGGCCGGCGCGCTGGTCAACCGGCTGGAGGACATCGGTGGTGTGTCGATGCCGGTACAGCTCGCGGTGATGCTGCCGTTCTTCGCGGTGATCTTCCTCAACGACAACGTCACCGCCATGCGGGTGCTGTCCTACCTGCCGTTCTCCGCGCCGACGGCAATGCCGGTGCGGTTGTTCACCGGCGACGCCGCCGGGTGGGAACTGGTCGTCTCGCTGGTCCTGCTCCTGGTCGCGGCGGCCGGGTTCCTGCTCGCCGGAGCCCGCGTCTACGAGGGCTCGCTGCTTCGCACCAACGGCCGCACCTCGATCCGCACCGCCTGGCGCGAACGCGAAACCCTGGGCTGA
- a CDS encoding YebC/PmpR family DNA-binding transcriptional regulator, with protein sequence MSGHSKWATTKHKKAVIDAKRGKMFAKLIKNVEVAARTGGGDPAGNPTLYDAIQKAKKNSVPNDNIDRAVKRGSGLEAGGADYQTIMYEGYGPNGVALLIECLTDNRNRAATEVRTALTRNGGSFADAGSVSYMFSRKGVVIVPKAGTSEDDVMLAVLDAGAEEVNDLDEAFEVISEPGDLLAVRTALQDAGIEYESAESSLIPSVNVPLDEEGARKVFKLIDVLEDCDDVQNVYANFDVSDEIMAAVG encoded by the coding sequence ATGTCCGGCCACTCAAAGTGGGCGACGACCAAGCACAAGAAGGCGGTCATCGACGCCAAGCGCGGCAAGATGTTCGCCAAGCTGATCAAGAACGTGGAGGTCGCGGCGCGTACCGGTGGCGGAGATCCGGCCGGCAACCCGACGCTCTACGACGCGATCCAGAAGGCCAAGAAGAACTCGGTCCCCAACGACAACATCGACCGGGCCGTCAAGCGCGGCTCCGGCCTGGAGGCCGGCGGCGCCGACTACCAGACGATCATGTACGAGGGGTACGGCCCGAACGGTGTCGCGCTGCTGATCGAGTGCCTGACCGACAACCGCAACCGCGCCGCCACCGAGGTACGCACCGCGCTGACCCGCAACGGCGGCTCGTTCGCCGACGCCGGGTCGGTGTCGTACATGTTCTCCCGCAAGGGCGTGGTGATCGTGCCCAAGGCCGGCACCAGCGAGGACGACGTGATGCTGGCCGTCCTCGACGCGGGCGCCGAGGAGGTCAACGACCTCGACGAGGCGTTCGAGGTGATCTCCGAGCCGGGTGACCTGCTCGCCGTGCGAACCGCGTTGCAGGACGCCGGCATCGAGTACGAGTCGGCCGAGTCCTCCCTGATCCCCAGCGTCAACGTGCCGCTGGACGAGGAGGGCGCGCGCAAGGTCTTCAAGCTGATCGACGTCCTGGAGGACTGCGACGACGTGCAGAACGTCTACGCCAACTTCGATGTCAGCGACGAGATCATGGCCGCCGTCGGCTGA
- a CDS encoding NAD(P)H-dependent oxidoreductase yields MNRTGQPGLIKVGLIVGSSRPQRRGPAVAGWVAERTAEHPAARAGEVTVELVDLAEQRLPILDEPVPARFGDYRHEHTRRWSTVVAAYDAFVFVTPEYNSSVPAVLKNAIDFLNAEWRGKPAGVLTYGARGGGRAAEHLRPILAEVGMAVLPSHVELGLFTDFDWSGQDRSDPTAEGRIAPGEDRAAMITAMFTELLAAVRTAGRDVVPAVGR; encoded by the coding sequence ATGAACAGAACAGGACAGCCCGGACTGATCAAGGTGGGCCTGATCGTCGGCAGCAGTCGCCCGCAGCGACGTGGCCCGGCGGTGGCGGGATGGGTGGCCGAGAGGACGGCCGAGCATCCGGCGGCGCGAGCAGGTGAGGTGACCGTCGAACTGGTGGATCTCGCCGAGCAGCGACTGCCGATACTCGACGAACCGGTCCCGGCGAGGTTCGGCGACTACCGTCACGAGCACACTCGCCGCTGGTCGACGGTGGTGGCGGCCTACGACGCGTTCGTCTTCGTCACCCCGGAGTACAACAGCTCGGTCCCGGCAGTGCTCAAGAACGCCATCGACTTTCTGAACGCCGAGTGGCGCGGCAAGCCGGCCGGTGTGCTGACCTACGGCGCACGCGGTGGCGGGCGGGCGGCCGAGCACCTGCGGCCGATTCTCGCCGAGGTGGGCATGGCCGTCCTACCGAGCCATGTCGAGCTGGGATTGTTCACGGACTTCGACTGGTCCGGTCAGGATCGGTCCGATCCGACCGCCGAAGGTCGGATCGCGCCCGGCGAAGACAGGGCGGCGATGATCACGGCCATGTTCACCGAACTCCTCGCTGCGGTCCGGACTGCCGGTCGGGACGTGGTCCCGGCTGTCGGCCGGTGA